The Deltaproteobacteria bacterium genome window below encodes:
- a CDS encoding tetratricopeptide repeat protein — protein sequence MTALRRVLSSPIWRRRLLTAAIGLLLTALPLVGTLGYEHAFVIAPLASLGGMATGVDAVRRARGSGAPTRLRELLASGARELAVLCAIAFAMPLVGQLWQRACEPLGGTAFFAMGPVLSAALGLVAGLWGGVLGRTRRRALLLAATPMLASTVIGLWRLFAEPVVFAYDPFFGYFSGSVYDEAVAVGGTYLVFRAYNLAVAGLALLAFVAAVTPTLALRRPRAGVLVALGIAAAACGAVGLRGSRLGFTADLDSITEVLSATRETEHFIIHYAPRSADARTIDAVAAEHEFAWATLRAAMNGREPEGRVRSFVFASTDQKRKLMGAGTVQVAAPWRRQIYLDHRPFPHPVLHHELAHVFGATVGDAVFGVSRDGTRLNVGLIEGFATAMAPREAERLDLHDQAAVLQKLDKLPPMAAIMGPGFLTKASQVAYTAAGSFCLWLVENHGFEPMATLYHSAGDFEAAYGSELAPLEQAWLAFLAAREGIRDADVAAARQRFERRSVFERPCAHRVAEVRSEIDRALARGEGELAIERWHQLCALEPDQPEHTIGLAQTLATEAHFDEAERTLAELAARDDMTTTIRATIAERRGDVALANGAYARAATAYAEALALPQSDQRVRVLQLRALGAARPELAQLVLDYFAPFDRDDDGIVKVVTSTWAATELTRIPDAAALGHYLLGRQLLNAERPAAADVELARALADGGAGLPTPEFVRAARAARLESSLQIGEFATARRVLAALEAEADLPRGYASDWQQWRERIAFFEAYAAAAP from the coding sequence GTGACCGCCCTGCGACGCGTGCTGTCCTCGCCAATCTGGCGCCGACGGCTGCTCACCGCGGCCATCGGCCTGCTGCTCACGGCGCTGCCGCTGGTCGGCACCCTGGGCTACGAGCACGCCTTCGTGATCGCGCCGCTGGCGAGCCTCGGCGGCATGGCGACCGGTGTGGATGCAGTGCGGCGGGCGCGTGGGTCGGGCGCGCCCACGCGGCTGCGCGAGCTGCTGGCGAGCGGCGCCCGCGAGCTGGCGGTGTTGTGCGCCATCGCGTTCGCGATGCCGCTGGTCGGCCAGCTGTGGCAGCGTGCGTGCGAGCCCCTCGGCGGCACCGCGTTCTTCGCGATGGGCCCGGTGTTGTCGGCGGCGCTCGGCCTGGTCGCCGGCCTGTGGGGCGGCGTGCTGGGCCGCACCCGTCGACGCGCGCTGCTGCTGGCGGCGACGCCGATGCTCGCCTCGACGGTGATCGGGCTGTGGCGACTGTTCGCCGAGCCGGTGGTCTTCGCCTACGATCCGTTCTTCGGCTACTTCTCGGGCTCGGTCTACGACGAAGCCGTCGCGGTGGGTGGCACCTACCTGGTGTTCCGCGCGTACAACCTCGCGGTCGCCGGGCTGGCGCTGCTGGCGTTTGTGGCCGCGGTGACGCCGACGCTCGCGCTGCGGCGTCCGCGGGCCGGCGTGCTCGTGGCGCTCGGCATCGCGGCAGCGGCCTGCGGTGCCGTGGGTCTGCGCGGATCGAGGCTGGGGTTCACCGCCGATCTCGACTCGATCACCGAGGTGCTGTCGGCGACCCGCGAGACCGAGCACTTCATCATCCACTACGCGCCGCGCTCGGCCGATGCCCGCACCATCGACGCGGTCGCAGCCGAGCACGAGTTCGCGTGGGCGACCCTGCGCGCGGCCATGAACGGCCGCGAGCCCGAGGGCCGCGTGCGCAGCTTCGTGTTTGCGAGCACCGACCAGAAGCGCAAGCTGATGGGCGCCGGCACCGTACAGGTCGCCGCGCCGTGGCGCCGTCAGATCTACCTCGACCACCGGCCGTTTCCCCACCCGGTACTGCATCACGAGCTCGCCCACGTGTTCGGGGCCACCGTCGGCGATGCCGTGTTCGGGGTCAGCCGCGACGGCACGCGCCTCAACGTCGGTCTCATCGAGGGGTTCGCGACGGCGATGGCGCCCCGCGAGGCCGAGCGGCTCGATCTGCACGACCAGGCCGCCGTGCTGCAGAAGCTCGACAAGCTGCCACCGATGGCCGCGATCATGGGCCCGGGCTTCCTCACCAAGGCTTCGCAGGTGGCGTACACCGCCGCGGGCTCGTTCTGCCTGTGGCTGGTCGAGAACCACGGCTTCGAGCCGATGGCGACGCTCTACCACAGCGCCGGCGATTTCGAGGCCGCGTATGGCAGCGAGCTGGCGCCGCTCGAGCAGGCGTGGCTGGCGTTCCTCGCCGCGCGCGAGGGTATCCGCGACGCCGACGTCGCGGCCGCGCGGCAGCGCTTCGAACGACGCTCGGTGTTCGAGCGCCCGTGCGCACACCGGGTCGCCGAGGTCCGCAGCGAGATCGATCGCGCGCTCGCCCGCGGCGAGGGCGAGCTCGCCATCGAACGGTGGCATCAGCTCTGCGCGCTCGAGCCCGACCAACCCGAGCACACCATCGGGCTGGCGCAGACGCTCGCGACCGAGGCCCACTTCGACGAGGCCGAGCGGACGCTCGCAGAGCTGGCCGCCCGCGACGACATGACGACGACGATCCGCGCGACGATCGCCGAGCGACGCGGCGATGTCGCGCTCGCCAACGGCGCGTACGCCCGGGCTGCCACCGCCTACGCCGAGGCGCTCGCGCTGCCGCAATCCGACCAGCGCGTGCGCGTGCTGCAGCTGCGCGCGCTGGGGGCCGCACGGCCGGAGCTCGCGCAGCTCGTGCTCGACTACTTCGCACCGTTCGATCGCGACGACGACGGCATCGTGAAGGTCGTGACCTCGACGTGGGCGGCCACCGAGCTCACGCGGATCCCCGACGCGGCGGCGCTCGGACACTACCTGCTCGGCCGCCAGCTGCTCAACGCCGAGCGTCCGGCTGCCGCCGACGTCGAGCTCGCACGTGCGCTCGCCGACGGCGGTGCCGGCCTGCCCACGCCCGAGTTCGTGCGAGCGGCCCGCGCCGCGCGGCTCGAGTCGTCGCTGCAGATCGGCGAGTTCGCCACCGCGCGCAGGGTGCTCGCGGCGCTCGAGGCCGAGGCCGACCTGCCTCGCGGCTACGCCTCCGACTGGCAGCAGTGGCGCGAGCGCATCGCGTTCTTCGAGGCCTACGCCGCCGCAGCCCCCTGA
- a CDS encoding (2Fe-2S)-binding protein, producing MLGSDPVLRPAPGVSTSLSIVVDDATVPAAVDDTASAALLRAGVLATGRSLKYRRPRGAFCLQGDCGTCLMRVDGQPNVRTCTAVVHMGMRLASQNRVLERGPDPTALVDTVFARGMDHHHLMVKPRFMNTIMQEVARNLAGLGTLPDPGGTAVTAQREHHVDALVVGAGPAGAAAAGRLRLAGWSVACVDRLDAAGVRARGGDPLAATGLDTAVFGIYPREHGERGCVAAVQRRADGSTVHTFVPRHVVLATGARDVMIPLRNNDLPGVLAARGLLALLRRTGDRLAVPAVVVGDDAEADALAAALQCDRMAPSQVDAILGGARVEGLACSDGRRDVGVVALAAPVAPVSELARQAGAKVAWNGRGFAIVRGDDGRCGDGPWSTWACGEACGVAAADARADGERIAEAMIAAHGRGHRGSP from the coding sequence ATGCTGGGCTCCGACCCCGTCCTGCGGCCTGCGCCCGGCGTCTCGACGTCGCTGTCGATCGTGGTCGACGACGCCACGGTGCCGGCCGCGGTCGACGACACCGCGAGCGCGGCCCTGCTGCGCGCCGGCGTGCTCGCGACCGGCCGTAGCCTCAAGTATCGCCGGCCCCGCGGGGCGTTCTGCCTGCAGGGCGACTGCGGCACCTGCTTGATGCGCGTCGATGGTCAGCCCAACGTGCGCACCTGCACCGCGGTGGTGCACATGGGCATGCGACTGGCCTCGCAGAACCGCGTGCTCGAGCGCGGCCCCGACCCGACCGCGCTGGTCGACACCGTGTTCGCGCGCGGCATGGATCACCACCACCTGATGGTGAAGCCGCGCTTCATGAACACCATCATGCAGGAGGTCGCGCGCAACCTCGCCGGGCTCGGCACCCTGCCCGACCCCGGCGGCACGGCAGTCACGGCCCAGCGCGAGCACCACGTCGATGCGCTCGTCGTCGGGGCCGGGCCCGCCGGCGCGGCCGCGGCGGGGCGACTGCGGCTGGCCGGCTGGTCGGTGGCCTGCGTCGATCGTCTGGATGCCGCCGGCGTGCGGGCACGCGGGGGCGATCCGCTCGCCGCCACTGGGCTCGACACCGCGGTGTTCGGCATCTACCCCCGCGAGCACGGCGAGCGCGGGTGCGTCGCGGCGGTACAGCGGCGCGCCGACGGCAGCACCGTGCACACGTTCGTGCCGCGCCACGTCGTGCTCGCCACCGGCGCGCGCGACGTCATGATCCCGCTGCGCAACAACGACCTGCCCGGCGTGCTGGCGGCGCGCGGCTTGTTGGCGCTGCTGCGGCGCACCGGCGACCGCCTCGCGGTGCCCGCAGTGGTCGTCGGCGACGATGCCGAGGCCGATGCACTGGCTGCTGCGCTGCAGTGCGATCGCATGGCCCCGAGCCAGGTGGACGCGATCCTCGGCGGCGCGCGGGTCGAGGGCCTGGCGTGCAGCGACGGTCGCCGCGACGTCGGCGTGGTCGCGCTCGCGGCCCCGGTGGCACCGGTGTCGGAGCTCGCGCGGCAGGCCGGCGCGAAGGTGGCCTGGAACGGCCGCGGCTTCGCCATCGTGCGTGGGGACGACGGCCGCTGCGGCGATGGCCCGTGGTCGACGTGGGCCTGTGGCGAGGCCTGCGGGGTCGCGGCCGCGGACGCACGCGCCGACGGCGAGCGGATCGCCGAGGCCATGATCGCCGCGCATGGTCGCGGCCATCGAGGTTCGCCATGA
- a CDS encoding PilZ domain-containing protein, translating to MTADARLHPRYSLDAHADVIGEEVVLCRPLVDISLGGCRFAGPGWEDPGADVQLVLTFPSLKVNLPLSGMVVRATERDMGVRFHNLTDEQKWALRKHIRDLQTQATGE from the coding sequence ATGACGGCGGACGCACGGCTGCATCCCCGCTACAGCCTCGACGCCCACGCCGACGTGATCGGCGAGGAGGTCGTGCTGTGTCGACCGCTGGTCGACATCAGCCTCGGGGGCTGTCGCTTCGCCGGGCCCGGCTGGGAAGATCCGGGGGCCGACGTCCAGCTGGTGCTCACGTTCCCGTCGCTGAAGGTCAACCTGCCGCTGTCGGGCATGGTCGTCCGCGCGACGGAGCGGGACATGGGTGTCCGCTTCCACAATCTCACGGACGAGCAGAAGTGGGCGCTGCGCAAGCACATCCGCGATCTGCAGACGCAGGCCACCGGCGAATGA
- a CDS encoding glutathione S-transferase family protein, with protein MADFTLTYFDFPGSRGEECRLALALAGVAFDDDRVPGATWAERKLEMPFGAMPVLTEAGKGRLSQTNAILVYLGRRFDLHPSDPWLAAKHEELMCACEELRGAVGLTLRVTEPGERQAKREELARTTIPTWGANMRRLFTPGPFVGGSKLHVVDLKIFMLLKWFKSGVLDHIPATVLDDAPELVAVHDAVRDHPLVAARYR; from the coding sequence ATGGCCGACTTCACCCTCACCTACTTCGACTTTCCTGGCTCGCGCGGCGAAGAGTGTCGCCTGGCGCTCGCGCTCGCCGGTGTCGCGTTCGATGACGATCGCGTGCCGGGTGCCACGTGGGCCGAACGCAAGCTCGAGATGCCGTTCGGCGCCATGCCGGTGCTGACCGAGGCCGGCAAGGGTCGGCTGTCGCAGACCAACGCGATCCTGGTCTATCTCGGCCGCCGCTTCGACCTCCACCCCAGCGACCCGTGGCTGGCCGCCAAGCACGAGGAGCTGATGTGCGCGTGCGAGGAGCTGCGCGGCGCGGTCGGACTCACGTTGCGCGTGACGGAGCCCGGCGAGCGTCAGGCCAAGCGCGAAGAGCTGGCACGCACGACGATCCCCACCTGGGGCGCCAACATGCGGCGGCTCTTCACGCCGGGGCCGTTCGTCGGTGGCAGCAAGCTGCACGTGGTCGACCTCAAGATCTTCATGCTGCTCAAGTGGTTCAAGAGCGGCGTGCTCGATCACATCCCGGCGACCGTGCTCGACGATGCACCGGAGCTGGTCGCCGTCCACGACGCGGTGCGCGATCATCCGCTGGTGGCGGCGCGCTACCGCTAG
- the thrC gene encoding threonine synthase has product MYSAAFACIAGCPVRIGLTEIAYRCPRCGGLLEVVHDTVALRDRSPAAWMKLFDERWLRTGWPYGSGVWGKKEWVAPHVADQNVVSLLEGGTNLFWAERHGRGIGVEDLWIKQCGTSHTGSFKDLGMTVLVSSVKQMIAEGKPIRAVACASTGDTSAALAAYGAAAGIPVVVLLPEAKVSAAQLVQPLANGAIVCSLATDFDGCMRVVQRLTEDPGIYLANSMNSLRVEGQKTIAIEIVQQFDWAVPDWVLVPGGNLGNVSAIAKGFLQLRELGLTSKLPRLACCQAEHANPLFRAYQRARAAGRAMQADDFEPIVAAPTLASAIQIGDPVSRAKAIAALQACNGVVEQASEAELADAVARADRTGMFNCPHTGVALACLEKLVASGTIARHERVIVISTAHGLKFTEFKTRYHEGALGFDSVHANRPIRMAAEPEAVVERLHALLDARA; this is encoded by the coding sequence ATGTACTCCGCCGCGTTCGCGTGCATCGCCGGCTGTCCGGTGCGCATCGGCCTGACCGAGATCGCATACCGTTGTCCCCGCTGCGGCGGCCTGCTCGAGGTCGTGCACGACACCGTGGCGCTGCGCGATCGTTCGCCGGCGGCGTGGATGAAGCTGTTCGACGAGCGCTGGCTGCGAACCGGCTGGCCCTACGGCTCCGGCGTGTGGGGCAAGAAGGAGTGGGTCGCGCCGCACGTCGCCGACCAGAACGTGGTCTCGCTGCTGGAGGGCGGCACCAACCTCTTCTGGGCCGAGCGGCACGGCCGCGGCATCGGCGTCGAAGACCTGTGGATCAAGCAGTGCGGCACCAGCCACACCGGCTCCTTCAAGGATCTCGGGATGACGGTGCTGGTGTCGTCGGTGAAGCAGATGATCGCCGAGGGCAAGCCGATCCGCGCGGTCGCGTGCGCATCGACCGGCGACACCTCGGCGGCGCTGGCGGCCTACGGCGCGGCGGCGGGCATCCCGGTGGTGGTGCTGCTGCCCGAGGCCAAGGTCTCGGCGGCGCAGCTGGTCCAGCCGCTGGCCAACGGCGCGATCGTCTGCTCGCTGGCGACGGACTTCGATGGCTGCATGCGCGTGGTCCAACGCCTGACCGAAGACCCCGGCATCTACCTGGCGAACTCGATGAACAGCCTGCGCGTCGAGGGCCAGAAGACCATCGCGATCGAGATCGTCCAGCAGTTCGACTGGGCGGTGCCCGACTGGGTGCTGGTGCCCGGCGGTAACCTCGGCAACGTCAGCGCCATCGCCAAGGGCTTCCTGCAGCTGCGCGAGCTGGGCCTGACCTCGAAGCTCCCGCGGCTGGCGTGCTGCCAGGCGGAGCACGCCAACCCGCTGTTCCGCGCCTACCAGCGTGCGCGCGCGGCCGGTCGCGCGATGCAGGCCGACGACTTCGAGCCGATCGTGGCCGCGCCGACGCTGGCGTCGGCGATCCAGATCGGCGATCCGGTCAGTCGCGCCAAGGCCATCGCCGCGCTGCAGGCGTGCAACGGCGTGGTCGAGCAGGCCAGCGAGGCCGAGCTTGCCGACGCGGTCGCACGGGCCGACCGCACCGGCATGTTCAACTGTCCCCACACCGGGGTCGCGTTGGCGTGCCTCGAGAAGCTGGTCGCGTCCGGCACCATCGCCCGGCACGAGCGCGTGATCGTGATCTCGACCGCGCACGGACTCAAGTTCACCGAGTTCAAGACCCGCTACCACGAGGGCGCGCTCGGGTTCGACAGCGTCCATGCGAACCGGCCGATTCGCATGGCCGCCGAGCCCGAGGCGGTGGTCGAGCGGCTGCACGCGCTGCTCGACGCACGCGCGTGA
- a CDS encoding citrate synthase: protein MADTLSITDNRTGKTYEVAIQDGTIRAADLRQIKVASDDFGLMSYDPAFMNTASCRSAITYLDGDAGILRYRGYPIEQLAEQSTYLEVAYLLLHGELPTEPQLATWQHSVTSHTFVHEFLKRALEGYRYDAHPMGRLVAFLATLSTFYTDAKDVRSPDIRMQHAVRIIAKMPTIAAWAYRHALGRPYIYPNNELSYCGNFLAMLFQIAEPKYKPHPVLERALDVLFILHADHEQNCSTSAARGVGSAESDPYVSLAAASAALYGPLHGGANEAVLRMLKKIGSVKNVPEFITSVKNGEGKLMGFGHRVYKNYDPRAKVIKKLADEVFSVTGKNPLLDIALELEKIALSDDYFIKRKLYPNVDFYSGLIYQAMGFPVEMFPVLFAIPRASGWLSQWSEMLDDGEQKISRPRQIYTGPDERAYVPLDKRG, encoded by the coding sequence ATGGCCGATACGCTCTCCATCACCGACAACCGCACGGGCAAGACCTACGAGGTCGCGATCCAGGACGGCACCATTCGCGCCGCCGATCTGCGCCAGATCAAGGTTGCGTCCGATGACTTCGGGCTGATGAGCTACGACCCCGCGTTCATGAACACGGCGTCGTGTCGTTCTGCGATCACCTACCTCGACGGCGACGCCGGCATCCTGCGCTACCGCGGCTATCCCATCGAGCAGCTCGCCGAGCAGTCGACCTACCTCGAGGTCGCGTACCTCCTGCTGCACGGCGAGCTGCCGACGGAACCGCAGCTGGCCACCTGGCAGCACTCCGTCACCTCGCACACCTTCGTGCACGAGTTCCTCAAGCGCGCGCTCGAGGGCTACCGCTACGACGCCCACCCGATGGGTCGGCTGGTCGCGTTCCTCGCCACGCTGTCGACCTTCTACACCGACGCCAAGGACGTGCGGAGCCCCGACATCCGCATGCAGCACGCGGTCCGCATCATCGCCAAGATGCCGACCATCGCGGCGTGGGCGTACCGTCACGCGCTGGGCCGACCGTACATCTACCCCAACAACGAGCTGTCCTACTGCGGCAACTTCCTCGCGATGCTGTTCCAGATCGCCGAGCCCAAGTACAAGCCGCATCCGGTGCTGGAGCGCGCGCTCGACGTGCTGTTCATCCTGCACGCCGACCACGAGCAGAACTGCTCGACCAGCGCCGCACGCGGCGTGGGCTCGGCCGAGTCGGACCCGTACGTCTCGCTCGCGGCCGCGAGCGCCGCGCTCTATGGCCCGCTGCATGGCGGCGCCAACGAGGCGGTGCTGCGCATGCTCAAGAAGATCGGCAGCGTCAAGAACGTGCCCGAGTTCATCACCTCGGTGAAGAACGGCGAGGGCAAGTTGATGGGCTTCGGCCACCGCGTGTACAAGAACTACGACCCGCGCGCGAAGGTCATCAAGAAGCTCGCCGACGAGGTCTTCTCCGTCACCGGCAAGAACCCGCTGTTGGACATCGCGCTCGAGCTCGAGAAGATCGCGCTCTCGGACGACTACTTCATCAAGCGCAAGCTCTACCCCAACGTCGACTTCTACTCGGGCCTCATCTACCAGGCGATGGGCTTCCCGGTGGAGATGTTCCCGGTGCTGTTCGCGATCCCCCGCGCTTCGGGATGGCTGTCGCAGTGGTCGGAGATGCTCGACGACGGTGAGCAGAAGATCTCGCGACCTCGCCAGATCTACACCGGCCCCGACGAGCGGGCGTACGTGCCGCTCGACAAGCGCGGCTAG
- a CDS encoding OFA family MFS transporter codes for MLAVLSRERIVAAPGFNRWLIPPCALAIHLCIGQAYAFSVFKLPLTRVVGVTAPGAADWTQPQLAWVFTIAIVALGLSAAVFGKWVERAGPRRSGVTAAALWSAGFLISALGVHLHAIALLYLGYGVIGGCGLGIGYITPVSTLIKWFPDRRGLATGMAIMGFGGGAFVAGPLSQRLMERFAGPDDVGVAPTLLVLGGVYFVVMMVGALGFRLPPGGHATGATTGATPAGGGHHVSPSRAIRTPQFYLLWGVLCLNVTAGIGVIEQASPMIQELFGGRIDPPAAAGFVGLLSLFNIGGRFVWSSLSDRIGRKRTYACFFTLGPALYLALPWTGEHGSVIGFVVAAAAILTMYGGGFATIPAYLADLFGTQFVGAIHGRLLTAWSAAGVAGPWLVNHLRQSQIDAGVAPTRAYTVVLQLMAALLVLGFVLNALVRDVASRHHMSAGELEHERRTRGADLPRPASTRERPEAASWRVIAAWLAAGAPLTWGIVQTARGVAAMFR; via the coding sequence GTGCTTGCCGTGCTCTCCCGCGAGCGTATCGTTGCCGCGCCCGGCTTCAACCGCTGGCTGATCCCGCCGTGCGCGTTGGCGATCCACTTGTGCATCGGCCAGGCCTACGCCTTCTCCGTCTTCAAGCTGCCGCTGACCCGCGTGGTCGGCGTGACCGCCCCGGGCGCCGCCGACTGGACCCAGCCGCAGCTCGCCTGGGTGTTCACGATCGCGATCGTCGCCCTGGGTCTCTCGGCGGCGGTGTTCGGCAAGTGGGTCGAGCGCGCCGGCCCGCGTCGCAGCGGCGTGACGGCGGCGGCCCTGTGGAGCGCCGGCTTCCTGATCTCGGCGCTCGGCGTGCACCTGCACGCGATCGCCCTGCTCTACCTGGGCTACGGCGTCATCGGGGGCTGCGGCCTCGGCATCGGCTACATCACGCCGGTCTCGACGCTCATCAAGTGGTTCCCCGACCGCCGCGGGCTCGCCACCGGCATGGCGATCATGGGCTTCGGTGGCGGCGCCTTCGTGGCCGGACCGCTCTCGCAGCGCTTGATGGAGCGGTTCGCCGGCCCCGACGACGTCGGGGTCGCGCCCACGCTGCTGGTCTTGGGCGGCGTCTACTTCGTCGTGATGATGGTGGGTGCGCTGGGTTTTCGTCTGCCACCGGGCGGCCACGCGACGGGCGCGACCACCGGCGCGACGCCGGCCGGCGGCGGCCACCATGTGTCGCCGTCGCGGGCGATCCGCACGCCGCAGTTCTACCTGCTGTGGGGCGTGCTGTGTCTGAACGTCACCGCCGGCATCGGCGTCATCGAACAGGCGTCGCCGATGATCCAGGAGCTCTTCGGCGGTCGCATCGATCCGCCGGCGGCGGCGGGCTTCGTGGGGCTGCTCAGCCTCTTCAACATCGGCGGCCGCTTCGTGTGGTCGTCGCTGTCGGACCGCATCGGCCGCAAGCGCACCTACGCGTGCTTCTTCACGCTGGGGCCGGCGCTGTACCTCGCGCTGCCGTGGACGGGTGAGCACGGCAGCGTGATCGGATTCGTCGTCGCCGCGGCGGCGATCCTCACCATGTACGGCGGCGGCTTCGCGACGATCCCGGCCTACCTCGCCGATCTGTTCGGCACCCAATTCGTGGGCGCGATCCATGGCCGGCTGCTGACCGCGTGGTCGGCCGCGGGCGTGGCGGGACCATGGCTGGTGAACCACCTTCGGCAATCGCAGATCGATGCGGGCGTGGCCCCGACCCGCGCGTACACCGTGGTGCTGCAGCTGATGGCGGCGCTGTTGGTGCTGGGGTTCGTGCTCAACGCGCTGGTGCGCGACGTTGCGTCGCGACACCACATGAGCGCCGGCGAGCTCGAGCACGAACGACGCACCCGCGGTGCCGATCTCCCACGACCGGCGTCGACCCGCGAGCGCCCCGAGGCGGCGTCGTGGCGGGTGATCGCGGCGTGGCTCGCCGCCGGGGCCCCGCTGACATGGGGCATCGTCCAGACCGCCCGCGGGGTCGCGGCGATGTTCCGCTGA
- a CDS encoding HDOD domain-containing protein gives MSGSAAVRMPPAPAPLTAVSADADSIDDSAFDDATRRALDWLRSPRRKLSALPAAVADLMAVANSREANFREVDRVVRACPVVAARVLSVANSPLYRPPAPITSLRMALMRLGWGILREILLQAIAEAHLFRGGARRQLNATRQHSIAIAHVHRHVAQVIGFDTEHAFACGLLHDIGRPTILGMLLDPAAPTLSPEQQQTLVDAGHGWFGARLCGMWNLPEVVSRVCLEHHRYEVDDDSGISQAGVSTVAICEALVCADGFASEPAPTPEQAERLLARLGLPPHELASLRSTALLICQEAG, from the coding sequence ATGTCCGGTTCGGCCGCCGTCCGCATGCCGCCCGCGCCGGCGCCGCTCACCGCCGTGTCCGCCGACGCCGACTCCATCGATGACTCCGCCTTCGACGACGCCACGCGGCGCGCGCTCGACTGGCTGCGGTCGCCGCGGCGCAAGCTCTCGGCGCTCCCGGCCGCCGTCGCCGACCTGATGGCCGTCGCCAACAGCCGCGAGGCCAACTTCCGCGAGGTCGATCGGGTCGTGCGCGCGTGCCCGGTGGTCGCGGCACGCGTGTTGTCGGTGGCCAACTCGCCGCTGTACCGCCCACCCGCACCGATCACCTCGCTGCGGATGGCGCTGATGCGGCTCGGATGGGGCATCCTGCGCGAGATCCTGCTGCAGGCGATCGCCGAGGCCCACCTCTTCCGCGGCGGCGCGCGTCGCCAGCTCAATGCCACGCGCCAACACTCGATTGCGATCGCCCATGTGCATCGCCACGTCGCGCAGGTGATCGGCTTCGACACGGAGCACGCGTTCGCGTGCGGGCTCCTGCACGACATCGGCCGGCCCACCATCCTCGGGATGCTGCTCGATCCGGCCGCGCCGACGCTGTCGCCGGAGCAACAGCAGACCCTGGTGGACGCCGGTCATGGGTGGTTCGGCGCACGCCTGTGCGGCATGTGGAACCTGCCCGAGGTGGTGTCGCGCGTGTGCCTCGAGCACCATCGCTACGAGGTCGACGACGACAGCGGGATCAGCCAGGCCGGGGTCTCGACCGTGGCGATCTGCGAGGCCTTGGTGTGCGCCGACGGCTTCGCCAGCGAGCCCGCCCCCACGCCCGAGCAGGCCGAACGGCTGCTCGCGCGACTGGGCCTGCCACCGCACGAGCTCGCCTCGCTGCGCAGCACCGCGCTGCTGATCTGCCAAGAAGCGGGCTAG
- a CDS encoding alanine racemase translates to MTVERDPATLCHQLERLGCVTPALVIDLDTVAANIAAVLARVGDPRRWRPHVKTVKQAAIVRLLLDAGVRHFKCATLPELSLVLATADEAAVAVDVLLAHPLPQSRFPELLALAQAHRRAQVGVLVDAPEVLARWPDGADAIARWLDVDVGMHRTGTAASRWLDWLDRHGRSEIAGLHGYEGHLGFDDRDTAFAGYDALVELAQRHGGLAYVTTSGSHAIEHALAHAGLTSGPWQHQVGAGTLVLSDLASTRPAAAIGVIPAAFVAARVIARPTPDRITLDAGSKAISPDRPPPSCAVVGYPGLVPGKASEEHLPLRVTAGEVPERGAIVLLVPDHVCTTVNLHREAIHVRDGSVCGFGEIEAAGRERPLPHWSPPCTTAATTR, encoded by the coding sequence GTGACGGTCGAGCGCGACCCCGCGACGCTGTGCCACCAGCTCGAGCGACTCGGCTGCGTGACGCCGGCGCTGGTCATCGATCTCGACACCGTCGCGGCCAACATCGCCGCCGTGCTGGCGCGCGTCGGCGACCCCCGGCGTTGGCGACCCCACGTGAAGACCGTCAAGCAGGCCGCGATCGTGCGCCTGCTGCTGGACGCCGGCGTGCGCCACTTCAAGTGCGCGACGCTGCCCGAGCTCTCGCTGGTGTTGGCGACCGCCGACGAGGCCGCGGTCGCGGTCGACGTGCTGCTGGCCCACCCGCTGCCGCAGTCGCGATTCCCCGAGCTGCTCGCGCTCGCGCAGGCCCATCGGCGCGCGCAGGTCGGCGTGTTGGTCGACGCGCCCGAGGTGCTCGCGCGCTGGCCCGACGGTGCCGACGCGATCGCCCGCTGGCTCGACGTCGACGTCGGCATGCACCGCACCGGCACCGCCGCGTCGCGCTGGCTCGACTGGCTCGACCGCCACGGGCGCAGCGAGATCGCCGGCCTGCACGGCTACGAGGGCCACCTCGGGTTCGACGATCGCGACACCGCCTTCGCCGGCTACGACGCGCTGGTCGAGCTGGCCCAACGACACGGCGGACTCGCCTACGTCACGACCTCGGGCAGCCACGCCATCGAGCACGCGCTCGCGCACGCGGGCCTGACGTCGGGACCGTGGCAGCACCAGGTCGGCGCCGGCACCCTGGTGCTCTCGGACCTCGCGAGCACGCGGCCCGCCGCGGCGATCGGTGTGATCCCGGCGGCGTTCGTCGCCGCGCGGGTGATCGCCCGCCCGACCCCGGATCGCATCACGCTCGACGCCGGCAGCAAGGCCATCTCGCCCGATCGCCCGCCGCCTTCGTGCGCGGTGGTCGGCTATCCTGGGCTGGTGCCCGGCAAGGCCAGCGAGGAGCACCTGCCGCTGCGGGTGACCGCCGGCGAGGTGCCCGAGCGCGGAGCGATCGTGCTGCTGGTGCCGGACCACGTGTGCACGACCGTGAACCTGCACCGCGAAGCGATCCACGTCCGCGACGGCAGCGTGTGCGGGTTCGGCGAGATCGAGGCCGCCGGCCGTGAGCGCCCGCTGCCGCACTGGAGCCCCCCATGCACGACGGCAGCGACGACCCGGTGA